One window of Ziziphus jujuba cultivar Dongzao chromosome 5, ASM3175591v1 genomic DNA carries:
- the LOC107422711 gene encoding uncharacterized protein LOC107422711 isoform X2, whose amino-acid sequence MMMSRKTSNCAICENSNLASICAGCVNYRLSDHYNTLKALKSHRDSLYLRLSEVLVAKGKADDQRSWRVFQNEKLARLREKLRHNKEELVKGKARIQKTSYDLKVKYALLESAISTLEKNRGEQLEKFYPNFNYTQGLGLMAITSERLHKQSVVIKKICKLFPQRKVITEGERKDGSNGQYDQICNARLPRGLDPHSVPSEELAASLGYMVQLLNLVVQNLAAPALHNSGFAGSCSRIWQRDSYWDARPSSRSNEYPLFIPRLNYCTNSGENSWSDRSSSNFGVASIESERKPRLDSSGSSSFNYSSASPHSVETHKDLQKGISLLKKSVACITAYCYNSLCLEVPSEASTFEAFAKLLATLSSSKEIRSVFSLKMACSRSFKQVQQLNKSVWDVNSTISSTTLLESAHSMTTWLLEDCLFLPEPPYSFPFSFNCFLFPFKEKKLK is encoded by the exons ATGATGATGAGCAGGAAAACCAGTAATTGCGCTATTTGCGAGAATTCAAACCTCGCTTCTATTTGCGCCGGGTGTGTCAATTACAG GTTGTCTGATCACTACAATACTTTAAAAGCATTAAAGAGCCATCGGGATTCCTTGTACTTAAGATTGAGTGAAGTGCTTGTTGCTAAG GGGAAGGCAGATGATCAACGTAGTTGGAGAGTGTTTCAAAATGAAAAGCTTGCAAGGTTAAGGGAGAAGCTTCGCCATaataaagaagagcttgtgaaAG GGAAGGCTAGGATTCAGAAGACCTCCTACGATCTAAAAGTCAAATATGCATTGCTTGAATCAGCCATTTCTACG TTGGAAAAGAATCGTGGGGAACAACTGGAAAAGTTCTACCCTAACTTTAATTACACTCAGGGCTTAGGGCTT ATGGCAATTACCTCTGAACGTCTTCATAAGCAGTCTGtcgttataaaaaaaatatgtaaattgtTCCCCCAACGCAAG GTTATTacagaaggagagagaaaagatGGGTCTAATGGTCAATATGATCAAATTTGCAATGCACGCTTACCAAGAGGACTCGATCCACACTCTGTTCCATCAGAAGAGCTTGCTGCCTCTTTGGG GTACATGGTGCAACTCCTAAATCTTGTTGTTCAGAACTTGGCTGCTCCAGCACTTCATAACTCTGGTTTTGCG GGCTCTTGCTCACGAATATGGCAAAGAGATTCTTATTGGGATGCACGTCCTTCTTCTCGAAG CAATGAGTATCCCTTGTTTATACCGCGCCTAAATTATTGCACCAATAGTGGGGAAAATTCATGGTCAGATAGAAGCTCAAGTAATTTTGGTGTTGCTTCTATAGAATCAGAGAGGAAGCCTCGCCTGGATTCTTCTGGAAGCAGTAGCTTTAATTACTCTTCTGCTTCTCCACATTCTGTTGAAACACACAAGGACTTGCAAAAAGGCATTTCACTTCTTAAGAAAAGTGTGGCGTGCATAACAGCATACTGCTACAACTCATTGTGTCTAGAAGTTCCTTCTGAGGCATCTACTTTTGAAGCATTTGCAAAATTATTGGCGACATTATCTTCATCCAAGGAAATTCGTTCTGTTTTCTCATTAAAAATGGCTTGTTCAAG gtCATTTAAGCAAGTTCAGCAGCTAAACAAATCTGTATGGGATGTGAATTCAACCATTTCATCAACCACTCTTCTAGAGAGTGCACATTCAATGACAACG TGGCTTTTAGAGGATTGCCTATTTTTACCAGAACCACCTTACagctttcccttttcttttaattgttttctttttccttttaaagaaaaaaaattaaaataa
- the LOC107422711 gene encoding uncharacterized protein LOC107422711 isoform X1, with translation MMMSRKTSNCAICENSNLASICAGCVNYRLSDHYNTLKALKSHRDSLYLRLSEVLVAKGKADDQRSWRVFQNEKLARLREKLRHNKEELVKGKARIQKTSYDLKVKYALLESAISTLEKNRGEQLEKFYPNFNYTQGLGLMAITSERLHKQSVVIKKICKLFPQRKVITEGERKDGSNGQYDQICNARLPRGLDPHSVPSEELAASLGYMVQLLNLVVQNLAAPALHNSGFAGSCSRIWQRDSYWDARPSSRSNEYPLFIPRLNYCTNSGENSWSDRSSSNFGVASIESERKPRLDSSGSSSFNYSSASPHSVETHKDLQKGISLLKKSVACITAYCYNSLCLEVPSEASTFEAFAKLLATLSSSKEIRSVFSLKMACSRSFKQVQQLNKSVWDVNSTISSTTLLESAHSMTTRNLSENNFPNSGTSFLYATELSDVGKNECFIEGWDLVEHPTFPPPPSQSEDIEHWTRAMIIDAKKK, from the exons ATGATGATGAGCAGGAAAACCAGTAATTGCGCTATTTGCGAGAATTCAAACCTCGCTTCTATTTGCGCCGGGTGTGTCAATTACAG GTTGTCTGATCACTACAATACTTTAAAAGCATTAAAGAGCCATCGGGATTCCTTGTACTTAAGATTGAGTGAAGTGCTTGTTGCTAAG GGGAAGGCAGATGATCAACGTAGTTGGAGAGTGTTTCAAAATGAAAAGCTTGCAAGGTTAAGGGAGAAGCTTCGCCATaataaagaagagcttgtgaaAG GGAAGGCTAGGATTCAGAAGACCTCCTACGATCTAAAAGTCAAATATGCATTGCTTGAATCAGCCATTTCTACG TTGGAAAAGAATCGTGGGGAACAACTGGAAAAGTTCTACCCTAACTTTAATTACACTCAGGGCTTAGGGCTT ATGGCAATTACCTCTGAACGTCTTCATAAGCAGTCTGtcgttataaaaaaaatatgtaaattgtTCCCCCAACGCAAG GTTATTacagaaggagagagaaaagatGGGTCTAATGGTCAATATGATCAAATTTGCAATGCACGCTTACCAAGAGGACTCGATCCACACTCTGTTCCATCAGAAGAGCTTGCTGCCTCTTTGGG GTACATGGTGCAACTCCTAAATCTTGTTGTTCAGAACTTGGCTGCTCCAGCACTTCATAACTCTGGTTTTGCG GGCTCTTGCTCACGAATATGGCAAAGAGATTCTTATTGGGATGCACGTCCTTCTTCTCGAAG CAATGAGTATCCCTTGTTTATACCGCGCCTAAATTATTGCACCAATAGTGGGGAAAATTCATGGTCAGATAGAAGCTCAAGTAATTTTGGTGTTGCTTCTATAGAATCAGAGAGGAAGCCTCGCCTGGATTCTTCTGGAAGCAGTAGCTTTAATTACTCTTCTGCTTCTCCACATTCTGTTGAAACACACAAGGACTTGCAAAAAGGCATTTCACTTCTTAAGAAAAGTGTGGCGTGCATAACAGCATACTGCTACAACTCATTGTGTCTAGAAGTTCCTTCTGAGGCATCTACTTTTGAAGCATTTGCAAAATTATTGGCGACATTATCTTCATCCAAGGAAATTCGTTCTGTTTTCTCATTAAAAATGGCTTGTTCAAG gtCATTTAAGCAAGTTCAGCAGCTAAACAAATCTGTATGGGATGTGAATTCAACCATTTCATCAACCACTCTTCTAGAGAGTGCACATTCAATGACAACG AGAAACCTCTCTgaaaataactttcctaattctGGTACGAGCTTCCTTTATGCAACAGAGTTATCCGATGTTGGAAAGAATGAATGCTTTATTGAAGGATGGGATCTTGTTGAGCATCCTACTTTTCCTCCACCACCATCACAATCGGAGGATATTGAACATTGGACCCGAGCCATGATCATTGATGCGAAAAAGAAATGA
- the LOC107422708 gene encoding uncharacterized protein LOC107422708 produces METKKDGVVEVKAVNLGLLLSCAGDVLATLLTSAMFSALISSPQDSIGVTKATIVKNWDDCYHKECQSKAVDGGEDGDEDDEGDGGLGGEGEDELSSEGGGGEGGGGSGNNPNGNSNTNNNGKGGGAEGGESGGAGDRDNGEDEDEEGDDHEDEDDDDNDDDDDDDGEDQDEEGVEEEDPDDEPEDEADEDEEEALQPPKKRKK; encoded by the exons ATGGAGACCAAAAAGGATGGTGTGGTGGAGGTTAAGGCTGTTAACCTGGGTTTGCTGCTATCATGCGCCGGGGATGTTCTAGCTACCCTTCTTACCTCAGCTATGTTTTCGGCTTTGATTTCCTCACCCCAA GACTCTATTGGGGTTACAAAAGCTACCATCGTCAAAAATTGGGATGATTGCTATCACAAGGAATGCCAGTCGAAAGCGGTTGATGGTGGGGAAGATGGGGACGAAGACGATGAAGGGGATGGTGGCTTAGGAGGAGAGGGTGAAGACGAGCTATCTTccgaaggaggaggaggagaaggaggaggaggtAGCGGAAACAATCCTAATGGAAACAGCAACACCAACAACAATGGTAAAGGCGGCGGAGCTGAAGGAGGAGAGAGTGGTGGAGCTGGGGATCGTGACAAtggagaagatgaagatgaagagggTGATGACCATGAGGACGAAGATGATGATGACAATGATGATGACGACGACGATGATGGTGAGGATCAGGATGAAGAAGGAGTTGAAGAAGAGGATCCGGATGATGAGCCAGAGGATGAGGCGGACGAGGATGAAGAAGAGGCCCTTCAGCCCCctaagaagaggaagaagtga
- the LOC107422670 gene encoding ABSCISIC ACID-INSENSITIVE 5-like protein 2, which produces MDDRSSSIMSPPSGEEQDPQALPLARQGSSLYNLTLDEVQNQLGNLGKPLNSMNLDELLKNVISVEEMQFLQNPSSSSLPASSFLLGNFNLNGALSKKTVDEVWKEIVHHEHVNAEDNNQLVQQQLNLGETTLEDFLLRASVANFGTKNGALNSQPIMAAIDPMVVVSQQTDWLQFQIAAVQQQQMTMLDSSFPVSESVYTNSVVDVGYSDNQVAMSMSMPTSALSAATSLDSQAAAAEKKRQHSDDVMEKTIERRQKRMIKNRESAARSRARKQAYTNQLEHEVFRLRKLNSWLKKQKEVEIFLSSDENLMPKYQLRRTSSAPF; this is translated from the exons ATGGATGATAGAAGTAGTAGTATAATGTCTCCTCCAAGTGGAGAAGAACAGGATCCACAAGCTCTGCCACTGGCAAGACAAGGGTCTTCTTTGTACAATCTCACATTGGATGAGGTCCAGAACCAGCTTGGAAATTTAGGAAAGCCATTGAACAGTATGAATTTAGATGAGTTGCTTAAGAATGTGATATCAGTTGAAGAGATGCAGTTCCTTCAAAACCCGTCTTCGTCTTCATTGCCCGCGTCTTCATTCCTTTTAGGTAATTTCAATCTCAATGGAGCATTGAGCAAGAAAACCGTCGATGAGGTTTGGAAAGAGATTGTTCACCATGAACATGTCAATGCAGAGGACAACAACCAGTTGGTGCAGCAGCAATTGAATCTTGGTGAGACTACACTAGAGGATTTTCTACTTCGTGCCAGTGTTGCTAATTTCGGAACCAAAAATGGTGCACTCAACTCTCAGCCGATCATGGCAGCAATCGATCCCATGGTTGTGGTGTCACAACAGACTGATTGGCTGCAGTTTCAAATTGCTGCAGTTCAGCAGCAGCAGATGACAATGCTGGACTCGAGCTTTCCGGTTTCTGAATCAGTGTATACGAATTCGGTTGTGGATGTTGGTTACTCGGACAACCAAGTTGCTATGTCAATGTCAATGCCAACATCAGCATTATCAGCAGCAACGTCTTTGGATTCTCAGGCTGCAGCAGCCGAGAAGAAGCGTCAGCATTCGGACGATGTGATGGAGAAAACAATCGAGAGAAGGCAGAAGAGGATGATCAAGAACCGTGAGTCTGCTGCCAGATCAAGGGCGAGGAAGCAG GCTTATACCAATCAATTGGAGCATGAAGTTTTTCGCTTGAGGAAACTGAATAGCTGGCTCAAGAAGCAAAAG GAGGTGGAGATATTCTTATCTTCGGATGAAAATCTGATGCCCAAATACCAACTGCGGCGAACCAGCTCTGCTCCTTTCTag